A window of Sus scrofa isolate TJ Tabasco breed Duroc unplaced genomic scaffold, Sscrofa11.1 Contig740, whole genome shotgun sequence contains these coding sequences:
- the LOC100513800 gene encoding olfactory receptor 4K15-like → MDQENKSGVTEFVLHGLSGPRELQLFYFAFFTLLYLSIVLGNLLIVLTIISEPALHTPMYFLLSNLSFIDVCLSTFATPKMIVDFLEEHRTISFEGCMAQIFFLHVFAGGEMMLLVAMAYDRYVAICRPLHYATIMSERRCTSLVVGSWLIGILHSVSQLVFTVNLPFCGPNQVDSFFCDLPLVIKLACTDTFTLEVLMLSDSGLIAMSSFVLLLVSYMVILVTVQRRSSAGMAKARATLTAHITVVTLFFGPCIFIYAWPFNNLPVDKVLSIFYTVFTPLLNPLIYTLRNKEVISAMQKLRHREVSS, encoded by the coding sequence ATGgatcaagaaaataaatcaggagtGACTGAATTTGTATTGCACGGTCTTTCAGGTCCTCGAGAGCTACAACttttctattttgcattttttacacTTTTGTATTTATCCATTGTGCTGGGGAACCTCCTCATTGTGCTCACAATCATCTCTGAACCTGCCctgcacacacccatgtactttctACTCAGTAACCTCTCTTTCATTGATGTATGTCTGTCTACCTTTGCCACCCCCAAGATGATTGTTGACTTCCTTGAGGAGCACAGGACCATCTCTTTTGAGGGTTGCATGGCCCAGATATTCTTCCTGCATGTCTTTGCTGGTGGTGAGATGATGCTCCTTGTGGCCATGGCATATGATAGATATGTAGCCATATGTCGCCCCCTGCATTATGCGACCATCATGAGTGAGCGCAGGTGCACCAGCCTCGTGGTGGGCTCCTGGCTCATTGGGATTCTGCACTCAGTAAGTCAGCTGGTCTTCACAGTAAACCTTCCATTCTGTGGACCCAACCAAGTGGACAGTTTTTTCTGTGACTTGCCCCTGGTTATCAAACTTGCCTGCACAGACACCTTCACTCTTGAGGTCCTGATGCTTTCAGACAGTGGTCTAATAGCCATGAGCTCCTTTGTGCTCTTGCTGGTCTCCTACATGGTCATCCTGGTTACTGTGCAGCGGCGTTCCTCAGCGGGCATGGCCAAGGCAAGGGCCACCCTGACTGCCCATATAACTGTGGTGACCCTCTTCTTCgggccctgcattttcatttatgCCTGGCCTTTTAACAACCTCCCAGTGGACAAGGTCCTCTCAATATTTTACACTGTTTTTACCCCTCTTCTAAACCCCTTGATCTACACCTTAAGAAATAAGGAAGTAATATCAGCCATGCAAAAACTAAGGCATCGAGAGGTGAGTTCGTAA